From the genome of Triticum aestivum cultivar Chinese Spring chromosome 1A, IWGSC CS RefSeq v2.1, whole genome shotgun sequence:
ATTTCAGATGGTAGTTGGAGGAGGAGATACTCTGTATTTGTGGTTATGAGGAAACAAGGCTGGCAAAATTAAAACCTTGGTAGTATTTGTGGTTTCGAGAAAACAAGACTAGCAAAATTAGAGCCTTGGCAATTAGAGCTTACAACAAACTATGGACGAATAAATTGTGTAAGGTTCACCATTTATCAAGTACAAACATGCTTTATCATATTGTGAACACAAACGAAGGGCTTTTACTTTCCTTCCTAACATACAAGTCCATACCTGTGGTTTGTATTCACCGCCTCCTCCGGATTTTCCACAGGCCTCGACGTCGTACTTCTCATGCATTGCGCCGCTTGATTTGTAGGCTGCATAGTTTGTTCTCACCCACCTCGTGGCGATGTCCTCAGCAAATTCTTTTGCTTCTGTTGAACCAGAGTTCAGCAATCCCTCAGCTATCagatgctgcaatggtgcccatcCATTTGGAAAATCCCTGTTTAATTACCAGAATAACAGTTTTAAAGAAGGGACGCCAAATAATTTCCTGTGCCAGGTAGAGTTTTACGATCTCTAATAAACCATTTCAGGAAACTAACCATTGTTGCCCTGTATTGGATACTGAAGTTGCTATTCCTGCAGGACAGACCAACCCTGATGCTTGGAGGCTTCTCATGACTCTCACTGATTTTGCTTCATCCAGAAATGGCCCCAAACCTGGTTAAGTCCAGACAACCATAATCAGTGGCGAGCAACAAAAGGGTGAATGTTCAGAGAGTTCCGTAATCGctgttattattatttttagggAAACATGCTGCTAGATATTATACTTTTCGATACTTCCTGGCTGTCACTGCACCATTAGGTATGAGAAAATAAACACAGGGAGACAGGGAACATACAGTACGCACCTGAATTATGTGCATTTAACCACAAGGGTACGAAGTTAGAAGCAAAGATGTTGCGGTTTTGTGACTTCAATTCCCACTTGTAGGGTCCCTGGACAATAGTAATAATGTATCAAGTTAATACAACCAGAAAAAAGTCACCACAGTCGGACATGATTATAGGAGATCAAGCTGATTTACTCTACGAGCTCACCTGGCAATTTCCATCAGTGGGAAGCCAGTAGTCAAGCCACTGTTCCATCTCAGAATTCCACAAAAGAGACTCGATTGCCGTATGGCGTGCTTTTGAAGCCTGTGAGAAAAGTTCTGCAGTTGCCTTCTCTCCAATGAGTTTGGCAAAGACCGCTATGTCCCGTTCCATCTGTATTGTGAATTAAGGTAAGGATCATTTAACACTCGTAACAGCTAAGAACTTCTTGCCCAATAAGCATCTTCCAAGCTAAGGTGTAGCAGAGTAAAGTAAAATACGACGTTGAACCGAATGATACATGCTAAATATTGATTATAATAATTAGGTCCATACCTTACCTTGCATATGAATGTGTTCAAGTCCACAGGTATAACAAATGTTGTTACCAAGGTTGTCATGTCAGTTGAATTGCTGCACAAGTGAATGAAACCATCATTATAAACAGCACGTGGTACACATTATGATTTTGATCCCACTGGAGCTCTTTTGGCACCACATCACTTAATCAACAGAAGATTCAGCATTCGTTTTATTGGTAATTCACGAGTTACAGAACATCCAACCTCATCCATCGAGAGCTAAAATCCCATCCTGATTCAGCCGCTGAAGCAATCTGGTGGTACAATTTTTCCTTGGCAGCCGTAGAATTAAGCTTTGAGGCCAGTTCCTCATCCTGAAAACAGCAGAGACTGCATATTGAGTTTATCTTTGACATGGCAAAACTTTCACTGCGACCAGCATAGTTAACAACACAATAATAACCAAAGTAAAAGACTTTACAATTGTTGCACTTTCTGGTCTAGGTTTGTTCCACATGGCCTGGTAACGACTCAAATTATGCAGCCGTCCATGATTGTCCATTATTTCCACGTTGTGAAGCTCTGCGTAAAAACCATTGTACAGGGGAACTGAATTTTAACCATGTGAGGTTGTAAAAGGGGATGCTAAAATATGGGTTTTATGCCTGCTACCTGATACCCAGAAGCTATGCTCTTTCAGCAAAGAGGGGAATGCTCTCCTCACAAGGCCCAAATCACCTGTTGCCGTGTATAATTCCAAAACCATCGAGCTCAAAAGTGGTGGTTGGCTGCAAAGTGAAAGCATATATCAGGTGACCAACATATAGCCACATGAATGCATTATAAGTTTTTTTGTACTTCATTTGGAAGATGACCCCAAAACTATTTTATTATTTTGACAAGAGAAGATGACACCAGTAATAAATATAATGTTACAATAAAGTTACGAACTTTCTCAGGTAGAGAAGACAATGTGAACTTTCCTAGCAGGTGATGAGTGATATGGCAGAAATAAGAGTGAACTGCACTTAATTTGGACCGGGTAGACTGTCACTTTGCACTAGTTTTTGCAAAAGTTTCCACTGGCTCAGTTGAGTTGGATACAATAATATTGCACTTCGCGCAAGTATCTTCAAAAAACACACATAATTTTTCTATTTCTTATTTTAAAATTGTGATTATACATTAGCATTATGTGGTGAAGTACACACCTATAAATTTTGGTTGAAAAATATGATCACTTGCAATCTAAAAATAGCAAGTATACGATCTTTTTCAGATGTGTGTTTTATTTACAAAAACTTTATAGGCATATAGTTCAACACATAATACACTGCACTTTTCAGGTTTTATATGTATGTTTTTTACGAGGCATGatacatgatactccctccattccataatgtggTGCCTATAgttttttttcaaaagtcaaactttCCAAACTCTGACCATATTTATAGAAAAAATCATGTACATTTATAACATCAGATGCGCATCAATGGACACGTTATGAACTATATTTTCATATTCTGTATGCTTGGTATTGTAGACATAGACTGTTTTCCCTACATAAACCCAGTCAAAGTTTTGCTAGTtttgacttttcagaaaatataTATGCTAGAGGGAGTACGAAGTGCAATATTATGATAAAAAAGGTCAAAAACCCTCAtgcaaaaaatacaaaaaaaatctcTGCGTTGTACATGCATGCAAATCAAACAGTGGGAGGGGAGATGGAGTTGTCACCTTCGATTAGTGTAGTAGGATCTGGCACCGTTGAGAACGAACCCATATTCCTCCACGAGGTACACAAGATTGAGCACGATGTCCTTTGCCGTGTCGTACATTTTGCTCACCAGCAAGcccctgcatgcatgcatcaaccCAAGCAGAAATCAAGCATCTACTACACCATCCTGTCCTTtttttcgtgtgtgtgtgtgggaatATACTACACACACTACCCTGTCGGTGTACCGGGACAACAGCACGAACCAGCTACTGCAATTTCCTCTAGAATGAACAAGGACGGACGGATCAACCTCAGTGGATCCTCGATTGGGACAAATTTAATGGAGCCAGCGGTCCCCGGCCGGCCCTGCGCCGGTCAGCGAAGCACCACGTCCCATCCCATATAAAAAATCAGCCGCCCACAGTATATGCTTCCATAGATTACGTGacaaaggtgaagagacaagtgagCTAGGGGAACTCCACCACGTAAGCCCGAAACAGTCCAAAGGGCAACCTAACTAGCTACTTCTAGTAGTAGCTGACAAGTGGAAGAACACGTGAAGCTACGTTGAGAGGTTCATGAACGACCAATAATGGAGGGGCCGAGAGGAATACGAGGTGTAGGAGAGGAGTAGGTACGGACCTGACGACCCAGTACGAGTCCCAGTAGTAGACCTCCCGGAACCTGGAGCCCGGCACGACGACCCTGCCGGGCAGCGGCAGCAGGGTGTGCCGGTCGGGCCGCGCCGCGACGGACGGCGCCACCCGCCGCGCCAGGTCCTTCCACAGCGCGTGCACCTTCAGCGCCCACGCCCGCGCCTCGCCGCTCGCGACCCTCGGCAGGAACCCGCGCGGCTCGGCCTCGAAGTCCGGCGGGTCGGCCTCCACCAGGTCGGACCCCGCCGTCGCGAAGTACCGGGCCAGGAACGCCTTCATCTCCCCGCGCGTGGTCACCGTCGCGAGCGCGGCCTCCGCGGCGGCCCGGTCGGCGCCGGGCGCGAGCGGCAGGTCGACGTAGAGCTTGGGGTCGAAGTCGCGCGGCCCCAGCGCGCGCAGCGCCTCCGACTGCACGCGCTGCAGCAGCGCGAGCAGCGCGCGGGCGCCCTCGTCGCGatcgccgtcgccggcggcggcggcgtgggcgggcTCCATCTGCGCTGCGCGGAGCAGGGAGGCGAGGAGGAGAACGGGCAGTAGTAGAAGATGGCGCGGAGGCGGGGCCATTCGATGAAGATGAAGAGAGGGTTTTCTGTTCTGTTGCGGGATTTGCGGGGGCGTGACGTCCTTGCGGGAACGGGAAACGGTGTCCCGTTGAGACGGTTCCGCTTCCGTACGGCGGCGAGAGGGGCGACGGGGGCGCGGCGGACTCTTCCTCTCCCCTCCCGCGGTTGGCTGATGGAAAGCGGAAAGGATTATTTTGCTGGGGGTTTGGGCTTCGCGACGCGTGGGTTTTTATTCGGAACGGGGGGGAGGGTGGAGGCGCCTGCCGACCTGGGCCGGCCGTTGGGATCGATGCCCTGTGAACGAACTTGTCGCATGTGTAGCGGTTAGGCTTCTCTTTCGTTTTTCGTTGGTGGCGCGCTGGCCTCCACGTCAgtcgacggtggcggtggcggtggcggataCCATCGCGGCGGCAGGGGAGGGGGACGCGCGCCACCCACCATGGACGGACGGAGGACATATCATACGCTGGTCAGTGGTGACGGCGCCTGCTTTGCGTAGTTGGACGTGATTAGACGGACTTATCACGTCAGTTTTTCTTTACACACAGTACAATCATACAATCACACATGTTTACAGGAACGCACATACACTCACACGCAGCCATGTAACATACACCTTGCACAATATATTGAGATTAACAAAGTCATTACACGCACCTCGTAGGCGATGAAAACATGCAATATATGTAGATTCGAGTAGTACGATGAGTCGATGATGAAGATGAATTGCAGCAATATAGTATGTTTACCTAGATATCAATCATATCTATATGAGATCGGTCTTTATTTTTCCTTCTTCAAATGATACACATTGTTTTTTTTAAAAGATGAATTACTAGACGCTCTCCTAAGTTTGTATGGTTTCTTATTTCTTTTAGCTTTTCTATAATCAGTGCTCATTCCGTTTGGAGTACTTTTGGAGGATTTTTCATGATTTTTATCCATGGTATTTTTTAGGGACGGGGCTTGCTTCCCTTCTCCGTCATTTCTTTTCTGGCCAAAAAACGGCAATGACCCCCTATTTTTGTATTTTTCCTTTCCCTCGGGTAATACccgtaattgattcctttttttttgcgggaacccGTGATTGATTCCGGATGAGAAAGGCTTGCAAAAAGAAATTCTACATGGAAAATGTCCGCCAATCCCACTATTTTGCGCTCCAATGTAAATAAAGCAAGGACGTCCATAAAGTAGAGGTATGCTAAATCACAGGTAGAAGAAAACTTGCAATCTAGAGGCTGACTGCGTCGAATGAATTAATTACAGGCAAAAAGTAAACTCTGCAACTATAGCGGACTGGGGCTTTAGTGTCCCCTATGGCTTCTTCAAGCACTGACCCCATGGAACCATGAACACGCCAATGGATCTCAAGAACCAAAAGTAAGAAATTTAAATCTTATTCTTCATGATCTCTTCTCGTTGTTCTTATCCATCTTGTTGAACTGGTTGCTTTTCCTTTTTATTGCGAGAAAACTTCCattctattcatcttcaatcatggaatagaacgaacaccagaaataataaaattacattcagatccgtataccTCCTACCGatgactacaagcaccgaagcgagtcGAAGGTGCgctgccgtcatcgcccctccctcgccggtgaCGGGCAAAACTTtctgtagtagacagtcaggaagtcgtcgtgctacGGCCCTATAAGACCATGGCAGCAGAACAACAATCGTCGctgatgaagagtagcgtagatcggaaggatccaacctgaaaacacaccaacgtagacgaacaacgatcATATCCGAGCAAATCCACGAAGACAGATCGACCGAAGACACACCTCCATATGCCGACCGACAATGCTACACACCACCGGAATGGGGGCTAGGCGAGAAGAATCTTAGTCCATCTTCAGGGACCCGCGGCCGTCTCGTCTTGAGCAGGatacaaactctaacaaaactcgAAGGAACATCTAAAACAAAAGCCCTCCCGTCGGCAAGGGCCGGATTCCACCACGCCggcatggccctaaggccaccggggATGAGGCAGACCGCTGGCGGTGCCGGCAGGAGGCACAAATTGCTTTACTTAGGAGATAAAGAAACGGTGGATTAGTACGTAACTAGTTGCTTTTCCCTAGTGACAAACAAATCAAAGACTCCGATCATGATTGTTTAAGATCTATTCAAATCCGATCAATTGTAGAACCATGTAGACACACTAGGAATAGCAGTTGTGCACAACTTAGTTTGTCAGGTGATTCATGTTACTTCGCCCTTATGTACAAGAATCTGGTATTTATTCGAGGCGTATGGTATGTCATACAATTAGATGTCTAATTGTTGTTTATCTCTAATCTATATTAGTGTCACAAAATTAGCATCATGTTCTTTTCCAGTTGATTTAGATTTTGACAGTTGTAGAATAATCTAGTTTACACATAGTATTCCAGTAGTGCGGCCATGTACACATGACATGTAGTATGATTATTAGG
Proteins encoded in this window:
- the LOC123049002 gene encoding probable trehalase encodes the protein MAPPPRHLLLLPVLLLASLLRAAQMEPAHAAAAGDGDRDEGARALLALLQRVQSEALRALGPRDFDPKLYVDLPLAPGADRAAAEAALATVTTRGEMKAFLARYFATAGSDLVEADPPDFEAEPRGFLPRVASGEARAWALKVHALWKDLARRVAPSVAARPDRHTLLPLPGRVVVPGSRFREVYYWDSYWVVRGLLVSKMYDTAKDIVLNLVYLVEEYGFVLNGARSYYTNRSQPPLLSSMVLELYTATGDLGLVRRAFPSLLKEHSFWVSELHNVEIMDNHGRLHNLSRYQAMWNKPRPESATIDEELASKLNSTAAKEKLYHQIASAAESGWDFSSRWMSNSTDMTTLVTTFVIPVDLNTFICKMERDIAVFAKLIGEKATAELFSQASKARHTAIESLLWNSEMEQWLDYWLPTDGNCQGPYKWELKSQNRNIFASNFVPLWLNAHNSGLGPFLDEAKSVRVMRSLQASGLVCPAGIATSVSNTGQQWDFPNGWAPLQHLIAEGLLNSGSTEAKEFAEDIATRWVRTNYAAYKSSGAMHEKYDVEACGKSGGGGEYKPQTGFGWSNGVLLAFLEELGWSHDKEIGCPS